The Gossypium raimondii isolate GPD5lz chromosome 2, ASM2569854v1, whole genome shotgun sequence genome segment CACCAGATTGGAACCACCCCTTTGAAATTATGTACGATGCAAGCAAGCGCAGTGTGGGGGCCGTGTTAGGGCAAAAGATAGACAAAGAGCCCCATTTCATTTGTTATGCCTCAAAAACCCTAGATGCTACACAAAGAAACTACACCACCACGGAAAAAGAACTCTTAGCTATTGTATTTTCTTTGGATAAATTTTGGTCTTATTTATTAGGATCTAAAGTGATTAGTTTTTCTGACCATGTAGCTTTTAGGTACTTGATCGCAAAGAAGGAAGTGAAACCAAGGCTCATTAGATGGATTTTATTgctccaagaatttgacatcgagaTTCGAGACAAAAAGGGATGCGAAAACTTGGTGGCTGACTACTTGAGTAGGTTAGAAACACCTTATAATGACATTCCTATAAAGGATGAGTTCCTTGATGAAAGCCTATTTTTGACCGAGGCACATTTCCCATGGTATGTGGATATGGTAAATCTCCTAGCCACTGGTTCATTGCCCACTAGGTTAGCATGTTTCGTGAAGGACAAGCTTAGACGGGAGGCTCGATATTACATTTGGGATGACCCATACTTGTGGAAACACTATTCAGACCAGATAATAAGACTGTGTGTTCTAGAAACCGAGGTAGCTTCTATCCTACAGAAGCTTGTGGAGGTCACTTTGGCCCTAAATGGACTGCTCATAAGGTATTGGAGTGTGGGCTATACTGGCCCACAATTTTTCGAGACACATATAATTTTTGTAAGTCTTGCGATAAATGCCAACATGTAGGTAACATAACTAAACGAAATCAAATGCCCCTATCCCCGATTCATGTATGTGAGATTTTTTATGTGTGGGGCATTGACTTCATGGGTCTATTTATTTCCtcatttagaaaatatataattcttgCGGTAGACTATGTTTCTAAGTGGATAGAAGCAAAACCTACTCGCAATGATAATGCGAAAACTGTCGTGGAGTTTCTAAAACGAACTATTTTTTCTAGGTTTGGCACACATCGAGCCTTGATTAGCGATCATGGAACCCATTTTTGCAATAAAGTCATGGAGGCACTCATGAAAAAATGTGGAGTTCACCACTGTATAGCGACGACCTACCATCCCTAAACGAACGGCCAAGCAGAAGTCTCGAATAGAGAAATCAAGattattttggagaaaacaaTTCAACCTAACCATTGGATTGGAGTCTTTGGCTAAATGACGCACTTTGGGCTTATCAGACAGTGTATAAGGGACCAATTGGTATGACCTATATCGGCTTGTCTTTGGCAACGCTTGCCATCTTCCGGTAGAATTGGAACATAAGACTTACTGGGTTGTACGACAATGTAACATGGAATTAGAACCCGCGGGGAGGGCAAGGAAATTAGACATCTAAGAATTAGAGCAAATTCGTAATGATGCCTATGAGAATGCTCGTATTTATAAAGACAAGACAAAATTGTTCCATGACAAGAAAATATCTTAGAAGCATTTCTCGATAGGACAAAAAGTATTACTTTATAACTCCGTGTTAAAATTATTCCCAGGAAAGCTTTGGTCTCGATGGCAAGAACCTTTTATTATAACCGAGTTATTCACACATGGTGTAGTTGAAATAGAGTGAATAATTGGGAAAGTGGTTCACAGTCAATGGCCAACAGTTGACGAATGTGCCAGCAATATTCATGGCCCTAATGAATAGAGTATTCTAGCCTTACTTGGACCAATTTCTTGTAgtcttcattgatgatataCTGGTTTATTCTATAAATGAAGGGGATCATGGAAAGAAGATAAGAATTGTGTTGAGTACCTTGCATGAACATTAGTTATATGCAAAGTTCAGCAAGTTTGAGTTCTGGCTGAAAGAGTTGTAATTCTTAGGACATGTTATCTCGCCGAATGGTATTATGGTAGACCCTATTAAGGTAAAGACAGTTCTAGAATGGAACTCACCCAAGAATGTTTTTGAAGTCTCTAGCTTCCTAGGGTTGGCTTAATACTACAAGAGATTTGTGAAGGGTTTATTGATTATAGCATCGCCTCTCACCAATTTGTTGAGAAAGAAAAGTTTGTATGGAGTGATAAATGTTAGTAGAGCTTCGAGGAGTTGAAAGCGGTCCTGACTGAAGCTTAGTTGTTAGCACAACCAGAGCCTGGTGTTGAGTACACAATTTATACTGATGCCTCTTTGAATTGGTTAAGATGTGTCCTTATGCAAAAAGGAAGGGTCATAGCTTATGCATCATGCCAACTGAAACCTGATGAAAATAATTACCCTATGCATGATTTGGAATTAGTAGCCGTGGCCTTAGCACTGAAACTCTGGAGGAATTGTTTTTATGGGGAAAGATgccatatatatttttattacaaaagtATGAAATACTTGACTACTTAGAAGTATTTGAATCTATGCCAAAGAAGATGGCTAGAACTATTAAAGGActatgatttgatcattgaGTATCAACCTGGAAAAGCAAACGTTGTGGCAGATGCTTTGAACAGAAAGACTGTGGCGGCCTTCTTGTCCGTTCGAGCTAAGGTGACCATGTCCGATGATGGAACTTTATTGGGAGAGCTAGTTATGAAACCAACCTAATCTCTCTCTATTATTAAAAGAACAAATGAAGGATGCCTAGCGTGATcgtttgtaacaccccacaccAAGCCTAGAAGTTATGACCCGAGTCTGAAGGTgacattgataaattttaaaactttaacccTTTGTTCCCATAACAcatcttattttggaaaatgaagACTCAGAAAATAAAGGACAggacaataataatttttcactAAACCTTTTGTGCATTCTTTGGAAAATCACTTAATCACTTTCTTAGTTTAGTATCGAAAAATTTTCAGAGTTTTAAttgaaaaccaaatttcaatttgCTAAATCACATGATTCTgcaattttatgttaaaagtaCCCAAAATTgatgaacaaaacaaaaacaaaaaacaaagtctaaaaatatatttatattccaAAAGTCcagaaaatttaataatgtaaacaaaacaaaatagattTAAATGTAAGTACAAATGCAGTTTTCAAATGCAACCACAGATGCAGCTCCAAAGACAGATACAGATACAAACGTAGACATAGATCTAGATATAGATACAGACACAGAACCTACCCCCATCTACTACACAACATCTCTATCCTAGCAACATACACAAAATAGGACTACAATAGCCCATCCAACCCCACATACATATAAGCGAGCGTATGTCACTTTTTCATAATAGCGTAATCAAGCTGCCAGAAATAATACGGTATTCTACCAAAATCAGATAAGTGTAGTCAAGCCACCAGACCAGATATGTGGTTAAAACCACAAAATAAATCATCCGGGGTTGCCCGACAACGATAACCCACCACCTAAGGTTGCCTGGCAATGATGACTCACACCCTGGGTTACCTAGCAACAATGGCGTACTAATATTAGTATGTAGTTAAACTGCCAGAGCACTTTCTCCATCACATCATTATCCCACCCCCAATGCAAATGTTAAGACATATTAGATACTAACCAATACCAAATCAATGTATGCCTTACTTACTTTTCACATCATATCATGCTAACAGAATTATCAGATTACTGATCACATACAAATGTCTCATTTTTAACATGCTAACAATTGTTACACATACATAATTCTTATCACATACAGTagcaaaatatcatattttgtGTTTAAGAGTCTTATTTACATAGTACGAACCCTACGGCTTGGCTAAATTTGAATCGCTCATCAAATACAACCCTaggtaatttttttagaaaatgagcctacatgcccatgtggcctaCACTACCTAATTCGCCCTACTCGTGTGGTCCATATAGCCTaacacacgcctatgtggccTACACGACCTAACTAACCCaacctgtgtggcccacacggtcTGACACATGAcctgtcacacggccatgtggctcaCAAGGCCTGGCACACATCCGTCTTGCATCGATAGTCTAGTTTTTAGCTTTGTGATCTGCTGTAATTCGATGTAGT includes the following:
- the LOC128033825 gene encoding uncharacterized protein LOC128033825 — protein: MGFDGEILKFNVYDAISHPSEILNKNRVNIIGSLVEETYESTYENKPEMIFDDFESGSKVISFSDHVAFRYLIAKKEVKPRLIRWILLLQEFDIEIRDKKGCENLVADYLSRLETPYNDIPIKDEFLDESLFLTEAHFPWYVDMVNLLATGSLPTRLACFVKDKLRREARYYIWDDPYLWKHYSDQIIRLCVLETEVASILQKLVEVTLALNGLLIRWLELLKDYDLIIEYQPGKANVVADALNRKTVAAFLSVRAKVTMSDDGTLLGELVMKPT